ATTTCCCTACAAAACAAGTTTTCCTGTCAAAACCTAggattttgaaaatataaaacgAAACAAAAGAGATgaaaattttctacaaaagattgTAGAAATTACCTTATTATGCCGTTGAATCTGGTCGGAGGGGCTGGTTCTCATTGTGCTGGTTGTCTAATGGCATATATTGGGACATAATAGCCATGATCTCAGTATCCATGTAAGACTGCAAGAGGCAATCATCAGATAGTCAAAAAACCATAAACACTGGTTAAGAACATAAGGCCCCCAacttttttcttataaaaattttatgaccagTTTAATTCTCTGTTTGAGATCGACAAACATACCCTAAGCCTGTATTTGTAGAATATGTAACCTCCTACTCCAGCGCCAACCACACATGCCAGAACCAAAATCGTCCAAAACCAACCCAACCTTGATGTATTCTTGGCTGCATTAGAATACAATTATAATCAAGCTCATAACTGGACAATAATATTCTGCGAGGCATCAAAACAGAATTATGCAAACATGGCATTGCATAAAAAATGAAATAATTTCCATATATAATTTGGTTACTGAAAATCTGGTACAGCTAGAAAATTTAGTATATGCATGCACATCCTCATAATACATTTGCTTCTGTGTGCATGTTGTAACACTAAGCACCAATTATGTATCAAAACACCAAATAAAAAAGTCCATCTTTATAGGAAACATAGGTAATAGTACTAGTTAATTCCTAAAATAAAAGCCGAACTCAACCATGTAATAATGGATTTTaaactatatttttttgttttaaagTATGTAGGTTACTCATGCACCCTAGACTAGGAATTTAATAGTACATTTTTCAATGTGAATATTGCATCATTTTTCTTATTATTGTTGCAGTGCCCTTACCAATGCATGTGTCCTCTGCCTTTATGTACAAAAGATTTCCCTTGCACTTGCAGTCATATCCTCCCCATGTGTTCGTACAGGAGCAATCAGGACAGGTGCATGCAAGCTTGTCCTTGCATTCATTAACATCTGAGACATTCgtataaaatttatgatcattTTTCAAAATGTGACTACAAGAGCTAACTATAATTCTAGAAAAggtttattgataatgaaatgcGATCAGAAAGTATTACCTTCACATTTATGACCATCACCATGAAATCCAGGCGGGCAATGACACCCACTCAAATCTAACTCCTTAATGCAACAAGAAACAATTTATAAGCACAAGATTATCTTCTAGATTAATATGTATAACaagaatatatattcaaaaatagcaAAAGTAACATGACTGAACTGAGCAGGCAGAAAATGTTTGTCCATTCTTTGTGTCTGACCAACAACCTCCATTGTTTATTGTACACCTTCCTGGTCCCACAGCTGTAAACGATAGAAGATGTAAGAACTAAGAAacctttaatttttaaatatcttGTTCTATAATCAGAGGCAACAGTGCTGAAAACCTACAGATTAAATGGTAATATGATATAGGCAAATAAGCTTAAGATAATTTGTACATAGTCAAGGTAAGATGCCTGAAAAGTCCACATATTAAACAAATTGAACGTTGATTACACAAAGAATCATGGAAGGATGAGTCAGGGTTTAAATCCAAGGCAAGCAACTGGAAGTAAATCATGGAGTCCTTAGGTTACAGAGATTAGAACTGGAGTATCATCTATGGAGTTCATGATTAAGTCCAAGTTATTTATCATCCTTGCACCAACACAAGTAATTAGTAAGTCATGCTATCCTTTAGTAATATGTGTTGGTGCTCGATGGTCAAGAACATGTTGTTGAAACCATTAGGCCTTCTTTATTTTTGTGTCTCAGCATGGTCACAGTCAAAAAATCTTTATATTCTAGTAAAAAAGAACAAAAATCAGTGTGCCTATTTCCACCAGTTTTATGGGCCAATAAGCACAACATTCTATTTCTACATATGAACTAATTGGAAAGGACCATTACATAAAGTTGTCTTTTGATGGCTGGATCAAGGTATTGGTTGCACTAATATTCACATTCATACTAATATTTCATTCTTATATTAATATTCATAAGATGTAGTTTTTTTTCTCAGTTTAAGAAAGTCAATGATATTTGCAGTAAGAGGAAAATATTGTTCATATGTTGTATTTGGAGATGGCCTTGTAATATATCTCTTTGTACTTAAGGCTGGGGCTGCAGTCATCTGTTAAGCCTTTCAATATATTTCTTCAACATGTAGTTAATATCATGCTTGATGCCTTTCCAGTAGATATGAAGTTTCATAGGTTACAATGAACCATGAAAAGCCTTCTGAATATTTGTCCTTTTCTTGTTACCGAACATAGAAATCATAGAAACACACACTTTTCAAAACCTAGAAAAGGCTCATCAAGTTCACTTGAAAAGTAAAgaacaaaaatatcttatttgattcTTTCTAAAGACTTTTGTCTCAGTCACAAACCAACTGTGAGGTAATACTTATATATTGTCCCTAAAAGTTCCCACTGCCAATGTATCAGGATCATATAACCTTAAGATCTTAAGGATGCCTCTCAAAATCTGAAGTTTTAAAGACTACAGAAAAATGATAAATAATGATCTGCTATAGCTAAACAGTAATAGTAACAGAATATTGCAGAGGAACAGATAAAAAGTACCTTCACAGGAATTATAACCATCACCGTCATACCGAACACCGTTAACTGTAGGGCATTTACAGATTCTGCCCCTGAAAGTGTCCTACAAAGAGATAGTATTTGCAATTAATCAAAAGCTTAACAAGTTTATCACAAATTGACATTCTTCATATATTTGTGGACTAGTGAGAGGGTAATTCCTCTTAAAGCATGTAGGGATGCACTAGCATGCAGAAGAAAATACCTTGCAGGCAGTTATGTTTAATTGTAAGTCCTGCCAACATCCGCCATTGGACTCAAGGCACTGATTTGTCTCAATGTCTGagggaagaaataaaagagaaacaGTCCTTGTAAGTATATCAGGGAAAAGGTTTACATAAATAATGTCCACTAGAAGGAGAATAGATGTCAACCTCCACTCAAGCAAACAGGAGGCTCAGTTGACTCTTTAAACCCTGCACATATTGCCTTCAGAACAGCAGTCCTCTCCAATATTCCTtcagcaaaaaaaagaaaaacaacattTTACCATAACAAGATGATGAGATTTTCTAGTATGGACCAGAATGAGTTCAAGAAATGTTGATAATGATAAAACTGCTGAAAAACACATTTAATAGCTGACAACTATGAAAGAACCAAGTGGAAAAAAATTGGAACAGAAACAGAAAATTACAGCAACATGGAGATAATTAATTGCGACTTTTCCTTTTGCAATATCACATGTTTAAGTCATGTTAATCTGCCATTGGACTATATAAGAGGGGAAAAGGGAGTGAAGAACCATTTGCAGGATATCAATGATAAGTAATCCAACTTTGGAGGACTCATACAATCTctagttggaaaaaaaaaagctgCACTTTCATAAAATGCTTCTTTATAGTTCTTTTTTGACATATTTGTAAgagaatataaaatattaagtgGACTGTATAGCCACAATAGTTAAACCTTGACAAAGTCATAGTAGACTGAACAATGGACTTTGTAACAAACCTCGATACTGAACATTGTTTATAACCAGAGTAGGCAAGATGGTTACATCTCCACGAGAGCCACGACCGACCTAGAACACAAATATTTTTTAGAACTGCAGCAATTCTTGCGGATGTATTAAACATATAATGATTTTCTAAGTTCCGAAGTCATCTTATTGGTTCATGCCtccaaataaaattttcaatttgaaGTACCTGGACCTCTTGCTCTCTCTTTAGGACTTCATTCTCAACATTGGCTTCAGGATCACCCATGCATTTTGAAATCTTGTCCAGAGACAAACCTGATGCATCATATTATAATTAAACCATATAGAACAATAAACAAGAATAATTACAAAAGTATCTATGTCCATAATGTTCATGGCTTACCAAGAGATTTAacaaccttttcagcacagtccCTGCTATATTTCTTCTCCTTCATCGAGCATCTGATGTGATAATCTGTCACATAATCCCACCAGACCCACGGCCGACCACTCTCATTTGCTACTCTATGAACACAAAGCTGCCTCAAGTTCTCAATGACAACATCCTTCCCATCATACCCCTCACCAAAGTCCTGCTCTGGGTCAGGAGCACAATATCTTCCATTGTTTATGCACTGAGACTTGCATTGCTTGCTAAGTATGAAGGGTTCTGGGCAATACCAGGTTATGTAATGAGGTGTAAACTGAGTGTAGCCTCCCTTCTCAAGAAGTTGAGCGTGACCCTTGAAGTTTTTAACAAAGTTCATTTGTTCTTCACAACGAGGGCCACACTCATCATTGCTGTTGGTCCAAAACTCGTACTCAACCCTGTTGTCAGGGTGAGGCATGGACTCTCTCCAGTCCAGCTTGACCACAACCTCCTCGTTCCCCTTTGCCAAGACCTTCTTAAGGGCCTCGCCAAAGGTTCGGCTGACGAGGGCAGAGGGAATTGTGAGCTTTTCTACATACTCATGGTCTCGGCTCGCTTCTGGAGTGTCCATGGTCAGCAAGGGCTCGTCAATGTTGTCAGCAACTAGGACAGCAGCAGCACCAGCTTTCTGCCCATGCCACGCCTTCAAAGCAAAGTAGCAATCTAGAGAAGGTAACAAAAGGGTCAAGGCCCACTTCTCAGAGGGTCTTTCTTAATCTTTGCTTGGAATAGAAGGAAGTTTGACTTGTTAACCAAACTATGAGTTCCatcaaggaaaaagaaagaagaactacCTCATCTAATCCAGTAAAGGACACCAAAACATTACACAATACCAAATAGATATCCCCCCCATGGAGCTAAGAGGAGAAAAATTCTGTAGGGTTGAATTGACGGATGAAACATGTTACCGTTATTTGTATTTTATTACTTATATGATGAGGTTCGGTGTGTGGGGGAGGGGGGAGGTCGGGTCTAGCAATTTTTGTTCTGAAATCGATCTAATATCAAGAACCGATACTTTGGTTAGAGATATTCCAAATCTCACAGATTTAAACATCTATGTTGAGCACTATCAATTACTAAATCCTACATGAAGGGAATTAATCCGAAATCTCTAAGATCAAGTTAAAATTAAAATCCAAACTGGCCCCTTTAATCATCCTTCCGAAACCAACACAAATTAAATAGAAGCAGAAAACGAATACCAGGCTAAAGAAAGACTTAACGATCAAAAGGTCAACGCCACAACGAATACTAGATCTAAACTACCCAAGACGACACATATGCCATCCTTTTCTTTGCAACACAGAGCAAAACGAAGACACGAAAATAACAAAGAGAGATGAATTAAATCATATCGACCAACAACCGTTATAACCAAGACTGTATAAGGAGGAGAATAtagagaaggaagaaggaagaatAATATGATCACCTCCGCGGTCGAGGAGGAGAATCACTGGGCGTTTAGTTTTGGACTTGAAAGCTCCGTTGGTGAAGGGATCGCAGCCGGTAGTCCCCTTGTCGGGGTACATGACGACGCCGTTCATCGTCCCGCCGTACTCCGGCACGCCGAAGTTGGCGATGGCGGCGTCATGGTGCCCCCGGATATGTTCCGGCGACAGCACTCTGATGCTGCTCTTCTCGACGATGAATCGGCCGGCCACCGAGCTTATCGCTGCTGCTGAGAGGATTAAGAAGGTGGCGAGCCATCCTTGGAGGCTCGCCATGTAATTTGctgttagtttttattttttcctctttcttttttcttccttggaTATGGGAGAAGGTGAGAGAGGGTAGGAGACTTGAAAGAGAAGATGGGAGGAGAAGAGGGTGAGGCCCAACGGGGTTGGGTGGTTGAAGGAACCTCCCTCGAGGTATATaagcggattttttttttttttaaattattttagagagagagagattgcttAGTTTCCACAATTTGCTGTGATATGTTCATCGCTTACTTTCCACATGATGATGTTATTGTCTGTTGATTTTGTCTAACGTGTAAGAGAAGGTGACAAGGAGAGCTGGAGGGATTTCGATCGGGGGGAAGAAAATGGTTGGAGGATGAAAGAGACTGTTAAAAAAAAACTACGGATGGACCTATTTGGCCTAACAGTTTTTCCTAATATCCTTTGTATTTATTGGGcgccatcttattattattattattattattattattattattatataaaataagccacatatatatatatatatatatactcgtGCACGCTTTTTATTTGTCTTTGCTTAGTGAGGATTAAGTTAATTAAATACAATATtagttaaaaaatatatatatttataaaacatCTCATATGCAGACAAGTGGTGGTGTTTTAGTTCCATCGCAGTCTTCACTAATCTCCAAGTAATTTCTATTACAAAATCAAGGATGTCGGACATcagattaattaatttaaaaatatcaaagaaaGATTAGTATTGATATCATTTgcttaaattatcaaatatttacCAAGTCATCCTATCACATCAACTATATCAGATAGATACTTATTTCAATATATAAATAGATCCTTCATTTTAATGGCAATGCTGTATCCATTGAAATCGGAAGTCCATGTGGTTTGACAATTTTGTTCTTTCAAGAAAAGAGTTTGGCAAAGCCTAATAATACATTTCTGTTAAGGTTTAACAATTGCTGCTATTATATATAGAAGCCATCATTCAAAACATGACaacctttttaaaaaaatctgataaaATCTTATTTAACCAAAATTGTTTTAAAACCTTTTTTTCAGAATTATGTGAGAGTCTATAGCAGTTCTCTTACTAGCTACGATCATAAATTTCACTAATACATTATTCAAGCTTTTTATTGTATTCTGATAAACATATAAAGACTTTATCCATAAATATAAgccttgaaatattgaaaatgtcAGACAATGTATCTTATAGTTGGTAGTGTTGTTATAGTTTTAATGCACGGTGAATGTGGATTAGATATGGGCTGGCTACATaatgattatgatatatattatgactaATGTTAATGATTATGTATATTTTATTAGAAATTAGTTACTTTGATATAGATAAAGTATGTCGACAATCTTAGTGTATGAAGTAATAAGACGGCATGATAAATGGTGCATATATGGACTAATTAGCAATAGCATTTGTTAGATATTAATTGAAAGATCATGACTAAAAGATGTAGCTATCTTGCATGAAAAATTCATATGTTGATACATGTTAGAACTCCCTAAAAAAATTTGCAGTTTTAGAAGTGACGATTGGATCCAGAAAACTTGATCTTAGGAATCTGATTATTTCTAAAAGAttcttcaattttcaaaatcattGACCGCGAAGACTTGGAAAAAGTCCGTCAAGAAGCTGATGAATAATAAGTCGTTCTCGGTACAAGAGAAAATGTGGGGTTATCACTGTTTGCATGGATAATTTGGTCATTCGCCCGTTTCCCAGTGTAGAAGTCAGGCAACAAGACCTCCTTGATCCAAAACGTTGACGGTAAGATAATTCGAGGAGCATTTTAAGGTCATGACAACAGTATATGCCCTTTCGCAATCTACAAGCACAACAAACAATCCAAACCGTCCAATGTTTACCTGACCTTATCAGACACATCAAACAGCTTGACCACCTTTTATGATGTAAGCTTTTGTTCCATTCCCATCAACCATCAATCGACGGTCCAAATTTAAATGCACATGGATGTCAGGCGATTCTAATAGATATGATGACATATTATTGTGCCAATTTGGTGCAGCACGAGGACAAGGAATATACAATTGGTAGATGGGAAGTCGTCTCTTTAATGTCATTGATGTGAAGTAGATGGAAGACCTAAAAGACTTTGACTAgttctgtaccaaaaaaaaaaaaaaaaggacttcgACTGGTTCTCACAATTCCTTATTTAACTGTTACAAAATTATATTTCGATAATTATGACTGATTTCTGTATTGGATGAGGTTTAGATCCTCCGCAATCAAGGCTTTGTTTGatattatcataatttttaatttttttaataaaaattaagatataaaaatgaaaataaaattatattattaaaatatttttatttttaaaatttaatatattttttaaataaaaattatttaaaatataaattttaacttaaaaaatatattctacATTTTTGCTACCATCACCATCATCATCTTTGCTTTCATAGCCGCCTCTTCCTATCACCAactctaataaatttttatttatatttaaaaaaaaatacctaaacatgcatatttttaaaacataaaaaaaatataaataagattTCCTGTTTCATATTTGGAAAAATAGAAAACTAGGTGGTGCCAAACGATAATATAAATTATCATTTCTGACCTATAAAATAAGTCCGAGAGTTGCGTCTTTCAACTTCGAAGATGACCTAAACCACATCTTTTTCTATGTCCATCCGCATTCCGGTCTTGGCTTTGGATTTCAGTGACATTGATACAACAATAacaagatttttatctaaaacaATAAATAATATGATGGTCATGAAACATGCAGTGGTGCCCGTTGTTTGTATAATGTAATGGGCACTTAGATGGTGACCATTATTTAGCTAGTTGCTAGATTATTACCATCATTATATAGCAGAACTATTGGTTATTATCTGTTCCTTTTAGTACTCACAAGgcaaaaatactattttttttatatttattatttcataGATACATGGAGACAGTAATCCAAATTTTGGTCCTGACAATTATAATAAGTCATGCCATgccatcaaccaaaaaaaaaaaaaaaaaataaagaaagagatcTAATCGGACAAATAGTGGTAACAACAGCAGGCATTATAATGGCATAATGATATTACTTTTAAACTTtaacatattttttaaataaaaattatttaaaaatataaatttaacttaaAAAATATACTTTATATTTTTACGACCACCATTATTATCATCTCTGCTATCAGCATGGTAGCCATCTCTTGCTGCCACCAACTCTAATAACTATATAAACATGTatgtttttaaatttaaaaaatgtaAACACGATTTCATGTTTCACATTTGAAAAAAATAGGAAATCCAGTGATGCCAAACATAATTTATCATTTCTGGCCTATAAAAAAGTTATATGCTTTCGAGCTAGTTTTGAGTCCCAGAGTTGCATTTTTCAACTTTGGAGATGATCTAGGCCATGCTTTTTTCTATGTCTATCCCCATTCCGATCTTGGCTATGGATTTCATTGACATTcgtataacaataataagatttttaatctaaaataataaataatataatgatCATAAAACATGCAGTGATCCctgttatttatataatataatgggCACTCAGATGGTAACCATTATTTAGCTAGTTGCTAGATTATTGCCATTATTACATAGCAGAACTGTTAGCCACTATCTATTCCTTTTAGTATTCACAAGACAGAAGTACTgttttttgtatttattattttatagataAGTAGAGACAGTAATCCAAATTTTGGTCCTGGCAAATACAATAAGCCACGCTATACcaacaacaaaaaataaaaaagagatctAATCGGACAAATAGTGGTCACAGCTAATGCTGTAAGTGGATTGGAGAAAATCCAAAATCCAAACCAATCCAAATCGAACTAaagggttggatccaatttttgcaCTTTGATTTTGAATATAGAGTCTTTCAAAATTTTGAACTTTGGACGTGGATTTGGATTTAACATTATAAATCCAAATCCAATATAAAGTCCAAATGATAGGTCCAAACCAAATCCAACCTATttttctagtttggatttttggattttaaacatatatatgtatgtatatatgtacatatatgtacatatatatatatgtacatatatgtacatatatgtacatatatgtacatatgtatatatgtacatatatgtacatatgtatatatgtacatatatgtacatatgtatatatgtacatatgtatatatgtatatatgtatatatgtacatatgtatatatgtatatatgtatatatgtacatatgtatatatgtatatatgtatatatgtacatatgtatatatgtatatatatatatatatacatatatatatatatatatatatatatagatatatatgtatatatatatatgtatgtatatacaaatatgtacaaatatatgcatatatatataaatataaatataaatataaataaataaataaataaataaatatatatatatatatatatatatatatatatatatatatgtatgtatgtgtgtatgtatgtatgtgtatgtatgtgtgtgtgcctatatatatatatatatatatatatgtatgtatgcatgcaagtATGTATATACACAGATgtacacatatatgcatatatata
Above is a genomic segment from Elaeis guineensis isolate ETL-2024a chromosome 1, EG11, whole genome shotgun sequence containing:
- the LOC105039723 gene encoding vacuolar-sorting receptor 6, which codes for MASLQGWLATFLILSAAAISSVAGRFIVEKSSIRVLSPEHIRGHHDAAIANFGVPEYGGTMNGVVMYPDKGTTGCDPFTNGAFKSKTKRPVILLLDRGDCYFALKAWHGQKAGAAAVLVADNIDEPLLTMDTPEASRDHEYVEKLTIPSALVSRTFGEALKKVLAKGNEEVVVKLDWRESMPHPDNRVEYEFWTNSNDECGPRCEEQMNFVKNFKGHAQLLEKGGYTQFTPHYITWYCPEPFILSKQCKSQCINNGRYCAPDPEQDFGEGYDGKDVVIENLRQLCVHRVANESGRPWVWWDYVTDYHIRCSMKEKKYSRDCAEKVVKSLGLSLDKISKCMGDPEANVENEVLKREQEVQVGRGSRGDVTILPTLVINNVQYRGILERTAVLKAICAGFKESTEPPVCLSGDIETNQCLESNGGCWQDLQLNITACKDTFRGRICKCPTVNGVRYDGDGYNSCEAVGPGRCTINNGGCWSDTKNGQTFSACSELDLSGCHCPPGFHGDGHKCEDVNECKDKLACTCPDCSCTNTWGGYDCKCKGNLLYIKAEDTCIAKNTSRLGWFWTILVLACVVGAGVGGYIFYKYRLRSYMDTEIMAIMSQYMPLDNQHNENQPLRPDSTA